A portion of the Glycine max cultivar Williams 82 chromosome 10, Glycine_max_v4.0, whole genome shotgun sequence genome contains these proteins:
- the LOC100785945 gene encoding probable plastid-lipid-associated protein 12, chloroplastic isoform X3 has product MALKLVNLGFHSSIPCSPRPLKDRFVVRCSKVEQISFTESENSLIEALLGIQGRGRSSSPQQLNAVERAVQVLERLGGVPDPAAASIEDGKRILFRFDRAAFSFKFLPFKVPYPVPFRLLGDEAKGWLDTTYLSSSGNLHISKGNKGTTFVLQKQTEPRQRLLTAISSGKGIKEAIDELISLKQNIGQEPELEDGEWQMMWNSQTVTDSWIENAVNGLMGKQIIRKNGGIKFLVDILLGLKFSMSGNFVYSDEKLRVSRGINNVIFVHVRTDALR; this is encoded by the exons ATGGCTCTGAAACTTGTAAATCTAGGGTTTCACTCATCGATCCCGTGTTCTCCGAGGCCCTTGAAAGATCGGTTCGTGGTTCGGTGCTCTAAAGTGGAACAAATATCGTTTACTGAATCTGAAAACTCACTCATCGAAGCCCTTCTTGGCATTCAAGGACGCGGACGTTCTTCTTCTCCTCAGCAGCTCAAC GCTGTTGAGCGTGCTGTTCAAGTCCTGGAACGTTTAGGGGGTGTACCTGATCCG GCAGCAGCATCAATTGAAGATGGAAAAAGAATCCTTTTTAGGTTTGACAGAGctgctttttcttttaaatttcttcCATTTAAAGTTCCGTATCCAGTTCCATTTAGGCTACTGGGAGATGAAGCAAAGGGTTGGTTAGACACCACATATTTGTCGAGTTCAGGAAACCTTCATATCTCAAAAGGAAATAAG GGAACCACATTTGTGTTACAGAAGCAAACTGAACCTAGGCAAAGGTTATTGACAGCTATTTCCTCAGGGAAGGGTATTAAAGAG GCAATAGATGAACTTATTTCCTTAAAGCAGAATATTGGCCAAGAACCAGAACTAGAAGACGGTGAGTGGCAGATGATGTGGAATTCACAG ACTGTGACGGATAGTTGGATAGAGAATGCTGTCAATGGGCTGATGGGCAAGCAG ATTATCAGGAAGAATGGAGGAATAAAGTTTCTGGTTGATATCTTGCTTGGGCTTAAGTTCTCCATGAGTGGAAATTTTGT ATACAGTGACGAGAAGCTCAGAGTTAGCCGGGGAATCaataatgttattttcgtaCATGTTCGTACAGATGCATTGAGGTGA
- the LOC100785945 gene encoding probable plastid-lipid-associated protein 12, chloroplastic isoform X2 gives MMCLNVAFHIALSENLCRGCFFSVFQEIYLRTNDPRVCNIVSFSDAIGELKVEAAASIEDGKRILFRFDRAAFSFKFLPFKVPYPVPFRLLGDEAKGWLDTTYLSSSGNLHISKGNKGTTFVLQKQTEPRQRLLTAISSGKGIKEAIDELISLKQNIGQEPELEDGEWQMMWNSQTVTDSWIENAVNGLMGKQIIRKNGGIKFLVDILLGLKFSMSGNFVKTGSGVYDVTMDDAAIIGGPFGYPLELKNNFILELLYSDEKLRVSRGINNVIFVHVRTDALR, from the exons ATGATGTGTCTCAATGTGGCATTTCATATTGCTCTTTCGGAGAACCTTTGTCGGGGTTGTTTTTTTAGTGTATTTCAAGAGATTTATCTTCGAACAAATGATCCACGCGTATGCAATATTGTGTCATTTTCTGATGCTATTGGTGAGCTCAAAGTGGAG GCAGCAGCATCAATTGAAGATGGAAAAAGAATCCTTTTTAGGTTTGACAGAGctgctttttcttttaaatttcttcCATTTAAAGTTCCGTATCCAGTTCCATTTAGGCTACTGGGAGATGAAGCAAAGGGTTGGTTAGACACCACATATTTGTCGAGTTCAGGAAACCTTCATATCTCAAAAGGAAATAAG GGAACCACATTTGTGTTACAGAAGCAAACTGAACCTAGGCAAAGGTTATTGACAGCTATTTCCTCAGGGAAGGGTATTAAAGAG GCAATAGATGAACTTATTTCCTTAAAGCAGAATATTGGCCAAGAACCAGAACTAGAAGACGGTGAGTGGCAGATGATGTGGAATTCACAG ACTGTGACGGATAGTTGGATAGAGAATGCTGTCAATGGGCTGATGGGCAAGCAG ATTATCAGGAAGAATGGAGGAATAAAGTTTCTGGTTGATATCTTGCTTGGGCTTAAGTTCTCCATGAGTGGAAATTTTGT AAAAACTGGCTCCGGAGTGTATGACGTTACAATGGATGATGCAGCCATAATTGGTGGTCCATTCGGATATCCCCTAGAACTGAAAAACAACTTCATATTGGAGCTTCT ATACAGTGACGAGAAGCTCAGAGTTAGCCGGGGAATCaataatgttattttcgtaCATGTTCGTACAGATGCATTGAGGTGA
- the LOC100775232 gene encoding ecotropic viral integration site 5 ortholog gives MKPNKTVNPLITFEHKRDAYGFTVRPQHLQRYREYANIYKEEEEERSDRWNSFLDRQAESSELVTDGLIVGEGGEKVLGDEAAEQEADASSEKGVDGHEASNQVPGGSDSAAEHGSQKEEVLLSEETKVHRVQLWTEIRSSLQTIEDMMSVRVKKNTGSVKDERVKKGLLKDEQIIETAKSPSHSDDVKSPKGAACEEDSEEEFYDVERLDPSPDMPVVDGTNALANGITADAAQPEASFPWKEELEVLVRGGVPMALRGELWQAFVGVKARRVEKYYQDLLSSESDSEVKTDQQSMESTDSNGKTGADFGHMPEKWKGVKGQIEKDLPRTFPGHPALDEDGRNALRRLLTAYARHNPSVGYCQAMNFFAGLLLLLMPEENAFWTLMGILDDYFDGYYSEEMIESQVDQLVFEELVRERFPKLANHLDYLGVQVAWVTGPWFLSIFVNMLPWESVLRVWDVLLFEGNRVMLFRTAVALMELYGPALVTTKDAGDAVTLLQSLAGSTFDSSQLVLTACMGYQNINETRLQQLRNKHRPAVIASVEERSKGLKAWKDSQGLASKLADMQVLGNLSRTESGSTNADEILISLTGEGEIDSVPDLQEQVVWLKVELCRLLEEKRSAILRAEELETALMEMVRQDNRRQLSAKVEQLDEEVAQLQQALADKQEQETAMLQVLMRVEQEQKVTEDARRFAEQDAAAQRYAAQVLQEKYEEATAALAEMEKRAVMAESMLEATLQYQCGQVKVLQSPRSSQLDSPVSRNNQEPDIPARRISLLSRPFGLGWRDRNKGKPTNEEPAEGKPSVEEQNTISEQDVNGLKVQEESRKEVSA, from the exons ATGAAGCCTAACAAAACCGTAAACCCTCTCATCACCTTCGAACACAAGAG GGATGCCTATGGGTTTACTGTGAGGCCTCAGCACCTGCAAAGATACCGTGAATATGCTAACATTTACAAG gaggaagaggaggaaaGGTCAGATAGGTGGAACTCATTTCTCGATAGACAGGCTGAGTCTTCTGAATTGGTCACAGACGGATTAATTGTGGGGGAGGGGGGTGAGAAGGTTTTAGGTGATGAAGCTGCTGAGCAAGAAGCTGATGCTAGCTCGGAGAAGGGTGTTGATGGACATGAAGCAAGCAACCAGGTGCCTGGTGGTTCTGACAGTGCAGCGGAACATGGTAGTCAGAAGGAGGAGGTACTGCTGTCTGAGGAGACAAAAGTTCACAGAGTCCAGTTATGGACAGAGATAAGATCATCTCTTCAAACTATTGAGGATATGATGAGTGTTCGTGTAAAGAAGAACACCGGATCAGTAAAAGATGAAAGAGTCAAGAAAGGTTTGTTAAAAGATGAACAGATTATTGAAACTGCAAAATCACCATCACATTCTGATGATGTTAAATCACCAAAAGGAGCAGCATGTGAGGAAGACTCTGAGGAGGAGTTCTATGATGTTGAGAGGTTAGATCCTAGTCCGGATATGCCTGTTGTTGATGGCACAAATGCCTTGGCAAATGGTATTACTGCTGATGCTGCACAACCAGAGGCTTCATTTCCTTGGAAAGAAGAGTTGGAAGTTCTGGTTCGTGGTGGAGTACCAATGGCATTGAGGGGAGAG CTTTGGCAAGCTTTTGTTGGTGTAAAAGCAAGGCGGGTGGAGAAGTATTATCAGGATCTGCTATCCTCAGAAAGTGATTCTGAAGTTAAAACTGATCAGCAAAGCATGGAGTCAACTGACAGTAATGGGAAAACAGGTGCAGATTTTGGACATATGCCAGAAAAATGGAAAGGAGTCAaaggacagattgagaag GATCTGCCTCGAACATTTCCTGGTCATCCTGCTTTGGACGAGGATGGTAGAAATGCTTTGAGACGATTACTTACTGCATATGCTCGACATAACCCCTCAGTTGGTTACTGCCAG GCCATGAATTTTTTTGCTGGCTTATTGCTACTTTTGATGCCTGAAGAAAATGCCTTTTG GACCTTAATGGGCATTTTAGATGATTATTTTGATGGCTATTATTCAGAGGAAATGATAGAATCTCAG GTGGATCAACTTGTTTTTGAGGAGTTGGTGAGGGAGAGGTTTCCCAAATTGG CCAATCATCTAGATTATCTGGGAGTGCAGGTGGCATGGGTTACTGGACCATGGTTCCTGTCCATTTTTGTGAACATGCTTCCTTGGGAAAGTG TTCTTCGAGTGTGGGATGTGCTTCTTTTTGAAGGAAACCGAGTCATGCTCTTTAGAACTGCAGTTGCTTTAATGGAGCTATATG GTCCTGCGTTGGTAACAACAAAGGATGCTGGAGATGCAGTTACTTTACTTCAGTCGTTGGCTGGCTCCACATTTGACAGCAGTCAGCTGGTACTGACAGCTTGCATGGGTTACCAAAATATAAATGAGACTCGTTTGCAGCAGCTGAGGAATAAACATCGGCCAGCTGTAATAGCTTCCGTTGAAGAAAGATCAAAAGGGCTTAAAGCTTGGAAGGATTCTCAGGGACTAGCATCAAAGCTAGCTGATATGCAAGTGCTTGGCAATTTATCTCGTACAGAATCTGGTTCCACTAATGCAGATGAAATTCTGATTAGTCTGACTGGAGAGGGTGAGATAGATTCCGTTCCAGATCTTCAAGAGCAG GTTGTCTGGTTGAAGGTTGAACTTTGTAGATTACTAGAGGAGAAAAGATCAGCCATTCTTAG AGCGGAGGAGCTGGAAACAGCATTAATGGAAATGGTCAGGCAAGATAATAGGCGGCAACTGAGTGCTAAG GTAGAGCAACTAGATGAAGAGGTTGCTCAGCTTCAACAGGCACTTGCTgataaacaagaacaagaaactgCTATGCTTCAG GTCTTGATGCGGGTGGAGCAAGAGCAAAAGGTGACTGAGGATGCTCGTAGGTTTGCTGAGCAAGATGCAGCCGCACAAAGATATGCTGCGCAAGTCCTTCAG GAAAAGTATGAAGAAGCAACTGCTGCACTTGCTGAAATGGAGAAGAGAGCAGTTATGGCAGAATCTATGCTGGAGGCTACATTGCAGTACCAATGTGGCCAAGTTAAAGTTCTACAATCTCCACg ATCTTCACAGTTAGATTCTCCAGTATCGAGAAACAATCAAGAGCCTGATATCCCTGCTAGGAGGATAAGTTTGCTTTCTCGTCCATTTGGACTTGGATGGCGTGATCGAAACAAG GGGAAACCCACTAATGAAGAGCCAGCTGAGGGAAAGCCCAGCGTTGAGGAACAAAATACGATCAGTGAACAAGACGTCAATGGCCTTAAAGTACAGGAGGAGAGTAGAAAAGAAGTCAGTGCCTAG
- the LOC100786460 gene encoding uncharacterized protein, with protein MNDQSQMIMNLNQMNQPQVMNQVKPQMLSHNQQAQQPQMKTSQIMMNHSQPQPPMMNRGYNKVWSQHPPLDPNMKFQNPMKPNYWSNWKGKKVTDKRKDPRRMEKPIPSGIATLSISNSGVVGYQPPTLHELQSQNRLKARKFYPKKKFNNRFAPYAPRNTTSFIIRAKKSGGIASLVSPCPVTPAVLPTPILSPSREVLGDMAKEEWGVDGYGSMKGLIRLRSPGNEADVHDYEDEEDGGSSESDVEEHVEVERRLDHDLSRFEMIYPNYGGEYNNVLENRVDDQDSHIAQLEEENLTLKERLFLMERELGDLRRRLLFLERQNQAVEDVNEEVVENGSDNESEGGSDVPVLGIENNVEMADSLPESGRVGNVEAGAKLDNDGVLEAEGVDDIFMEGSVPNEAIAKKDEIRGHEMGDDCVFDEVKEKDEQQDEVVTQQCLTDNFFAKDNDVMDNKESDDFEMLNRNEESTSQGATDENTNDVVLNEKDGSKNQVVGTSLETTSGDDNLSVPC; from the coding sequence ATGAACGACCAATCGCAGATGATTATGAATTTGAACCAGATGAACCAACCTCAGGTTATGAATCAGGTGAAGCCTCAGATGCTCTCGCACAATCAGCAAGCGCAGCAGCCTCAAATGAAGACATCGCAGATTATGATGAACCATTCTCAGCCTCAGCCTCCGATGATGAATCGTGGATACAACAAGGTTTGGTCTCAGCATCCTCCTCTGGACCCTAACATGAAGTTTCAGAACCCTATGAAACCGAACTACTGGAGTAACTGGAAGGGGAAGAAGGTAACTGACAAACGCAAGGACCCTAGAAGAATGGAAAAACCCATTCCAAGTGGAATCGCTACTCTTAGTATTTCCAACAGCGGTGTCGTCGGTTACCAGCCCCCAACGCTGCACGAGTTGCAATCGCAAAATCGCTTAAAAGCGCGTAAGTTCTATCCTAAGAAGAAGTTTAATAATAGATTCGCTCCTTATGCCCCTAGGAATACGACGTCGTTTATTATTCGTGCCAAGAAGTCCGGTGGCATAGCATCGCTTGTGTCGCCTTGTCCTGTGACCCCCGCAGTGCTGCCTACGCCTATATTGTCGCCGTCAAGGGAGGTGTTAGGGGATATGGCTAAGGAGGAGTGGGGTGTTGATGGATATGGATCGATGAAGGGTTTGATTAGGCTTCGATCGCCGGGTAATGAAGCTGATGTTCATGATTATGAGGATGAAGAGGACGGTGGGTCCAGTGAGAGTGATGTAGAGGAACATGTGGAGGTGGAGAGGAGGCTGGATCATGATTTGAGTCGGTTCGAGATGATATACCCGAATTATGGAGGTGAGTATAATAATGTGTTAGAGAATAGGGTTGATGATCAGGATTCCCATATAGCTCAATTGGAGGAAGAGAATTTGACTTTGAAGGAGCGCCTTTTCCTGATGGAGAGAGAGTTGGGCGATCTGCGAAGGAGGTTGCTGTTTCTTGAGAGGCAGAATCAAGCTGTGGAGGATGTGAACGAGGAAGTTGTGGAGAATGGATCTGATAATGAGAGTGAGGGTGGATCGGATGTTCCAGTTCTGGGAATTGAGAACAATGTTGAGATGGCTGACTCGCTGCCGGAAAGTGGGAGAGTTGGAAATGTTGAGGCTGGTGCTAAGTTGGATAATGATGGCGTATTGGAGGCTGAAGGTGTAGATGATATTTTTATGGAAGGGTCTGTTCCAAATGAGGCTATTGCGAAGAAGGATGAGATCAGAGGTCATGAAATGGGGGATGATTGTGTGTTTGATGAAGTGAAGGAGAAGGATGAGCAGCAGGATGAAGTAGTGACACAACAGTGTTTGACAGataatttttttgcaaaagATAATGATGTTATGGATAACAAAGAGAGTGATGATTTTGAAATGCTGAACAGAAATGAAGAATCAACAAGTCAAGGAGCAACAGATGAAAACACAAATGACGTGGTCTTAAATGAGAAGGATGGAAGCAAGAATCAAGTAGTTGGGACAAGCTTAGAGACCACTTCCGGAGATGATAATTTGTCTGTCCCATGTTAG
- the LOC100785945 gene encoding probable plastid-lipid-associated protein 12, chloroplastic isoform X1, with translation MALKLVNLGFHSSIPCSPRPLKDRFVVRCSKVEQISFTESENSLIEALLGIQGRGRSSSPQQLNAVERAVQVLERLGGVPDPAAASIEDGKRILFRFDRAAFSFKFLPFKVPYPVPFRLLGDEAKGWLDTTYLSSSGNLHISKGNKGTTFVLQKQTEPRQRLLTAISSGKGIKEAIDELISLKQNIGQEPELEDGEWQMMWNSQTVTDSWIENAVNGLMGKQIIRKNGGIKFLVDILLGLKFSMSGNFVKTGSGVYDVTMDDAAIIGGPFGYPLELKNNFILELLYSDEKLRVSRGINNVIFVHVRTDALR, from the exons ATGGCTCTGAAACTTGTAAATCTAGGGTTTCACTCATCGATCCCGTGTTCTCCGAGGCCCTTGAAAGATCGGTTCGTGGTTCGGTGCTCTAAAGTGGAACAAATATCGTTTACTGAATCTGAAAACTCACTCATCGAAGCCCTTCTTGGCATTCAAGGACGCGGACGTTCTTCTTCTCCTCAGCAGCTCAAC GCTGTTGAGCGTGCTGTTCAAGTCCTGGAACGTTTAGGGGGTGTACCTGATCCG GCAGCAGCATCAATTGAAGATGGAAAAAGAATCCTTTTTAGGTTTGACAGAGctgctttttcttttaaatttcttcCATTTAAAGTTCCGTATCCAGTTCCATTTAGGCTACTGGGAGATGAAGCAAAGGGTTGGTTAGACACCACATATTTGTCGAGTTCAGGAAACCTTCATATCTCAAAAGGAAATAAG GGAACCACATTTGTGTTACAGAAGCAAACTGAACCTAGGCAAAGGTTATTGACAGCTATTTCCTCAGGGAAGGGTATTAAAGAG GCAATAGATGAACTTATTTCCTTAAAGCAGAATATTGGCCAAGAACCAGAACTAGAAGACGGTGAGTGGCAGATGATGTGGAATTCACAG ACTGTGACGGATAGTTGGATAGAGAATGCTGTCAATGGGCTGATGGGCAAGCAG ATTATCAGGAAGAATGGAGGAATAAAGTTTCTGGTTGATATCTTGCTTGGGCTTAAGTTCTCCATGAGTGGAAATTTTGT AAAAACTGGCTCCGGAGTGTATGACGTTACAATGGATGATGCAGCCATAATTGGTGGTCCATTCGGATATCCCCTAGAACTGAAAAACAACTTCATATTGGAGCTTCT ATACAGTGACGAGAAGCTCAGAGTTAGCCGGGGAATCaataatgttattttcgtaCATGTTCGTACAGATGCATTGAGGTGA